One Salinimonas marina DNA segment encodes these proteins:
- the flgJ gene encoding flagellar assembly peptidoglycan hydrolase FlgJ, which yields MDSLPTRNQLDMARNANDLSGLNSLREAIANGQDKEALQETAQQFESIFVQMMLKSMRKAQDALADENSPFNSQQVKFYRDMHDQQLAVDLTSNGGMGLADIIVKQLGQNNPDYTPASAIRSDGNLASLNLQVKQQVAQAEQAVMAPPETSHSTAFKAPIVANKEAFVEALYPHAKQAAEKIGADPKAIIAQAAVETGWGQYVIHDNQGAPSYNLFGIKANSQWQGKQAVVDTVEFSQGVAARQKASFRAYDSIADSMNDYVDFIKSGARYEQAVQNSHDAKTYYQSLQQAGYATDPAYADKLMSVYQGSTLAGFNP from the coding sequence ATGGATAGTTTACCGACACGTAATCAACTGGATATGGCACGCAACGCCAACGACCTGAGCGGTCTGAACTCATTGCGTGAAGCCATTGCCAACGGCCAGGATAAAGAAGCATTACAGGAAACCGCGCAGCAGTTTGAATCTATTTTTGTGCAGATGATGCTTAAATCGATGCGTAAAGCCCAGGACGCGCTGGCCGATGAAAACAGTCCGTTTAACTCACAACAAGTTAAATTTTACCGTGATATGCACGATCAGCAACTTGCGGTGGACCTGACCTCCAATGGCGGGATGGGGCTGGCAGATATTATTGTCAAGCAGCTGGGACAGAACAACCCAGACTACACTCCGGCCAGCGCTATTCGCAGCGATGGGAACCTGGCATCACTCAATCTGCAGGTTAAGCAGCAGGTGGCACAGGCGGAGCAGGCGGTGATGGCGCCGCCAGAAACCAGCCATTCAACAGCGTTTAAGGCGCCGATTGTGGCGAACAAAGAAGCCTTTGTAGAAGCCCTATATCCTCATGCCAAGCAGGCGGCTGAAAAAATTGGCGCAGATCCTAAAGCCATTATCGCGCAGGCGGCAGTAGAGACCGGCTGGGGTCAGTATGTAATTCATGATAATCAGGGGGCGCCGTCCTACAATTTATTTGGCATCAAAGCCAACAGCCAGTGGCAGGGCAAGCAGGCGGTGGTGGACACGGTGGAATTTTCTCAGGGCGTGGCTGCACGTCAAAAAGCCAGCTTCCGGGCTTACGACTCGATTGCCGATTCTATGAATGACTATGTTGATTTTATCAAATCGGGCGCACGCTACGAACAGGCAGTGCAAAATAGTCACGATGCCAAAACGTATTACCAGTCTTTGCAACAGGCTGGCTATGCAACCGACCCCGCCTATGCTGATAAACTGATGAGTGTGTATCAGGGCAGCACGCTGGCAGGCTTTAACCCGTAA
- a CDS encoding flagellin domain-containing protein encodes MSLFVNTNVSSLNAQRQLFNSGNDLSTAFERLSSGFRINSAKDDAAGLQISDRMTSQIMGLDQAVRNANDGISLAQTAEGALSESTTALQRIRVLAVQSQNGINSSSDRLALQKEVSALKAEIGRIADTTQFGGVDILSGGYSAKFLIGANAGQTISVNMSRSDGFSFKGLNGGDDTLNVTTEKGASAAMKAIDAAISVIDAKRADLGAIQNRFQSTIRNLSNISENVSAARSRIRDTDFATETASLTRNQILQQASTTVLSQANQRPQAALSLLGG; translated from the coding sequence ATGAGTTTATTTGTAAATACCAATGTTTCATCTTTGAATGCTCAGCGCCAGTTGTTCAATTCAGGCAACGATTTGTCCACTGCATTTGAGCGTTTATCATCAGGTTTTCGGATCAACAGTGCTAAAGACGATGCTGCCGGTCTGCAAATTTCTGACCGCATGACCTCGCAAATTATGGGTCTGGACCAGGCCGTTAGAAATGCTAACGATGGTATTTCACTGGCACAAACCGCCGAGGGTGCACTTTCTGAGTCTACCACTGCCTTACAACGTATTCGGGTGCTGGCGGTACAATCCCAAAACGGTATCAATTCATCATCTGATCGTTTGGCTTTACAAAAAGAAGTGTCTGCGCTTAAAGCTGAAATCGGACGAATTGCAGATACAACCCAGTTCGGGGGCGTGGATATTCTGTCGGGCGGGTATTCGGCAAAGTTCTTAATTGGTGCAAATGCCGGCCAAACCATCAGTGTTAATATGTCACGTTCAGATGGCTTTAGTTTCAAAGGCTTAAACGGTGGCGATGATACGTTGAATGTCACCACAGAAAAAGGCGCCTCTGCGGCTATGAAAGCCATAGATGCGGCCATCTCGGTAATTGATGCCAAACGGGCCGACCTGGGTGCCATTCAAAACCGCTTCCAGTCGACAATTCGGAATCTGAGTAACATTTCTGAAAATGTATCCGCTGCCCGTTCTCGAATTCGCGATACCGACTTTGCCACGGAAACAGCAAGTCTGACTCGCAACCAGATTCTACAACAGGCAAGCACCACCGTATTATCACAGGCGAACCAGCGTCCACAGGCGGCATTGTCTTTATTAGGTGGTTAA
- the flgG gene encoding flagellar basal-body rod protein FlgG yields the protein MHPALWISKTGLDAAQTDVAVVSNNLANASTVGFKKDRAVFEDLLYQNINQPGGRSSADTERPSGLMLGSGSKVVATQKAHTQGNLLTTENALDMSIQGKGYFEILQPDGSIAYTRNGQFTLNDQGQIVTSGAGFLLQPEITVPEDAQQVTISQDGEVSVSTRGQAENQVLGQINVSDFINPTGLQPIGQNLFVETASSGTPIQGIPGLQGLGTLSQGTLETSNVNVTEELVNLIESQRLYEMNSKVISSVDQMLGQVIQQL from the coding sequence ATGCATCCAGCATTATGGATAAGTAAAACCGGTTTAGACGCAGCCCAAACAGATGTTGCCGTCGTCTCTAACAACCTGGCAAACGCCTCAACCGTAGGATTCAAAAAAGATCGCGCGGTATTTGAGGACTTGTTGTATCAAAACATCAATCAGCCGGGAGGGCGTTCGTCGGCCGATACTGAGCGCCCATCAGGCTTGATGCTGGGCTCAGGCTCTAAAGTCGTCGCCACCCAGAAAGCGCATACCCAGGGCAACCTGCTCACTACTGAAAATGCACTCGATATGTCTATCCAGGGCAAAGGCTACTTTGAGATTTTGCAGCCGGATGGCTCCATTGCCTATACCCGCAATGGCCAGTTTACCCTTAATGACCAGGGCCAAATTGTGACCTCCGGTGCCGGCTTTTTGCTGCAACCTGAAATCACCGTACCTGAAGATGCTCAGCAGGTGACGATATCTCAGGATGGTGAGGTGTCGGTGTCGACCCGGGGACAGGCTGAAAACCAGGTGCTGGGGCAGATTAATGTCTCTGATTTTATTAACCCTACGGGATTGCAGCCCATCGGCCAGAATTTATTTGTAGAAACAGCGTCAAGCGGCACGCCCATTCAGGGGATTCCCGGGTTACAGGGACTGGGTACGTTGTCTCAGGGCACGCTGGAAACCTCAAATGTGAATGTGACTGAAGAGCTGGTGAATCTGATTGAAAGCCAGCGTTTGTACGAGATGAACTCAAAGGTTATTTCGTCGGTGGACCAGATGCTTGGTCAGGTTATTCAGCAGCTATAA
- a CDS encoding flagellar basal body P-ring protein FlgI, producing the protein MKIFYQWMLLCLLLTSSQLHAQRIKDVADIQGVRSNQLIGYGLVVGLPGTGEQSPFTEQSFRTMLTNFGISLDPNTKPKIKNVAAVAVHAELPPFIKPGQTIDITVSSVGEASSLQGGTLLQTFLKGVDGKVYAVAQGSLVVSGFGAQGQDGSKIVINTPTVGRIPNGALVEQSVPSGFATGDTLTLNLHYPDFSTAKRLADTINERLGAQPEQGYSIATPIDAASVRVSAPRDVGQRVGFLATLENFEFEPGKAPARVVINSRTGTIVIGQDVRLLPAAITHGGLTVTIAENQQVSQPNALGQGETVVTTQSIVDVDLADSRMFKFEPGVTLDQLVRAVNEVGAAPGDLMAILEALRQAGALRGELVVI; encoded by the coding sequence ATGAAGATTTTTTACCAGTGGATGTTGTTGTGTTTATTACTGACAAGCAGCCAGCTACATGCTCAACGAATCAAAGATGTCGCCGATATCCAGGGCGTGCGATCGAATCAGCTGATTGGCTATGGCCTGGTGGTGGGTCTGCCTGGCACCGGTGAACAAAGCCCGTTTACGGAACAAAGCTTTCGTACCATGCTGACCAACTTTGGTATCAGCCTGGATCCAAATACCAAGCCCAAGATTAAAAATGTGGCAGCGGTGGCCGTGCATGCTGAGCTACCGCCGTTCATCAAGCCTGGCCAGACCATCGACATTACGGTGTCGTCAGTAGGTGAGGCCAGCAGCCTGCAGGGCGGCACCTTACTGCAAACCTTTTTGAAAGGTGTGGATGGCAAGGTATACGCAGTAGCGCAGGGCAGTCTGGTGGTCAGTGGCTTTGGCGCCCAGGGCCAGGACGGTTCTAAAATTGTGATTAACACCCCCACCGTAGGTCGGATCCCCAATGGTGCACTGGTAGAGCAATCTGTACCCTCGGGCTTTGCCACCGGCGATACACTGACCCTGAATTTACACTATCCGGACTTTTCTACCGCCAAGCGTCTGGCCGATACCATCAACGAGCGATTAGGTGCGCAGCCAGAGCAAGGCTACAGCATCGCGACGCCGATTGATGCGGCTTCAGTAAGGGTGTCGGCGCCACGGGATGTGGGCCAGCGGGTCGGCTTTTTAGCCACGCTTGAAAATTTTGAATTTGAACCTGGCAAGGCGCCGGCCCGGGTGGTTATCAATAGCCGCACCGGCACCATTGTTATTGGCCAGGATGTGCGGTTGCTACCGGCCGCCATCACCCACGGCGGATTGACAGTGACCATTGCCGAAAACCAACAGGTCTCCCAGCCTAATGCCTTAGGGCAGGGGGAAACAGTGGTGACCACCCAATCGATAGTGGATGTGGATTTGGCAGACAGCCGGATGTTCAAATTTGAACCCGGCGTGACCTTAGACCAGCTGGTTCGTGCGGTTAACGAGGTGGGCGCGGCGCCAGGTGACCTGATGGCTATCCTGGAAGCCTTGCGCCAGGCCGGTGCATTACGTGGCGAACTGGTGGTGATCTGA
- a CDS encoding flagellin N-terminal helical domain-containing protein has protein sequence MSLYVNTNVSALNAQRQLSDVGSKLNTSFERLSSGFRINSAADDAAGMQISDRLTSQVQGLNQAVRNANDAISLAQTSEGALSEVTTGLQRIRQLAVQSQNGVNSSADRNALQKEVSALKTEVTRIASDTQFGGVDLLSGSFSAKFLVGSEAGQTIDVTIKNSGGFSAGGLGVGKVDISTEAGAGSALNKIDAAISTIGSARADLGALQNRFQSTIRNLSNISENLSAARSRIRDTDFATETAELTRNQIVQQASVSVLSQANQRPQTALSLLG, from the coding sequence ATGTCTTTATATGTAAATACCAATGTGTCTGCATTGAATGCGCAGCGCCAGTTGTCTGATGTGGGCTCGAAGTTAAATACTTCATTTGAAAGATTATCGTCGGGTTTTCGAATCAACAGCGCGGCGGATGATGCCGCCGGCATGCAAATTTCAGATCGTCTGACCTCCCAGGTTCAGGGTTTGAATCAGGCAGTACGTAATGCCAACGATGCAATCTCGTTAGCACAAACCTCCGAAGGTGCGTTGTCTGAGGTTACCACTGGTTTACAGCGTATTCGACAGCTTGCTGTTCAATCGCAAAATGGGGTAAACAGCAGCGCCGATCGAAATGCGTTGCAAAAAGAAGTGTCTGCGCTAAAAACCGAGGTAACCCGCATAGCCTCTGACACCCAGTTCGGGGGCGTAGATCTGCTGTCGGGAAGCTTTTCGGCTAAATTCCTGGTCGGTTCAGAAGCAGGACAGACTATTGATGTGACTATCAAAAATAGCGGTGGCTTCAGTGCTGGTGGCTTGGGTGTGGGCAAAGTTGATATCAGTACTGAAGCTGGTGCCGGCAGTGCTTTGAATAAAATTGACGCGGCTATTTCAACCATTGGTAGTGCCCGGGCTGACCTGGGTGCCTTGCAAAACCGGTTTCAGTCGACTATTCGTAACTTAAGCAATATCTCTGAAAACCTGTCAGCGGCACGTTCTCGAATCCGTGACACTGATTTTGCCACTGAAACGGCAGAGTTAACCCGTAACCAGATTGTCCAGCAGGCGTCGGTCTCGGTGTTAAGTCAGGCAAATCAGCGTCCGCAAACCGCGTTGTCTCTATTGGGTTAA
- the flgH gene encoding flagellar basal body L-ring protein FlgH — MRNLIVISITAWLVGCNSTPEPPVEANDPSFAPVVPDIPREHIAEDGALFRPHMANSLYSDVTARRVGDIITVSLEENTAATKSAGTTTSKDAGVNVQPIAGLGGNSVNIGGESIQLGIGASNDFSGDAQANQRNSLSGAISVTVVDVLPNQNLVIRGEKWLTLNQGDEYIRLTGIIRPADISPENEITSTKVANARIQYSGTGSFARAQEKGWLTQFFSSSYWPF, encoded by the coding sequence ATGCGTAATCTTATTGTTATCAGTATTACCGCGTGGCTGGTGGGGTGCAACAGTACCCCCGAGCCCCCGGTTGAAGCCAACGACCCTTCGTTTGCCCCCGTGGTGCCTGATATTCCACGCGAGCACATTGCTGAAGATGGCGCATTGTTTCGTCCGCATATGGCCAACAGCCTGTATTCCGATGTTACCGCCCGACGGGTAGGTGACATTATAACGGTTTCGCTGGAAGAGAACACGGCGGCAACAAAATCGGCAGGGACCACCACCTCTAAAGATGCCGGCGTTAATGTTCAGCCGATTGCCGGCCTGGGCGGTAACTCGGTCAATATCGGCGGTGAGTCTATTCAGCTGGGGATCGGCGCCAGTAATGATTTTTCCGGTGATGCTCAGGCTAACCAGCGCAATAGTTTAAGTGGGGCAATCTCTGTCACCGTGGTGGATGTGCTGCCCAATCAGAATCTGGTGATTCGGGGCGAAAAGTGGCTCACCCTCAATCAGGGGGACGAATACATTCGGTTGACCGGCATCATCCGGCCGGCGGATATCAGCCCGGAAAACGAAATTACATCAACCAAAGTCGCTAATGCCCGCATTCAGTATAGTGGCACAGGCAGTTTTGCCCGGGCCCAGGAAAAAGGCTGGCTGACCCAGTTTTTCTCATCTTCATACTGGCCGTTCTAG
- a CDS encoding flagellar basal body rod protein FlgF, with product MDKLLYIAASGAKQDLLATGVRANNLANAQTTGFKAQLEQARSMPAYGEGLPTRVFAMTESPSNNYEGGAMVQTGRDLDVAVQGKGWFAMQDATGQEAMSRDGSFQMGPDGVLTDMHGNIALGDNGPIYLPVPLDNLNIASDGTISVRPVGAPENVSQEVGRLKLVNPPLNNIERGQDGLFRTKDGSVPFADANVQIRSGMVEGSNVNAVDEMVSMISLQRHYEMQVKLMKQADELSTRGNTLLRIL from the coding sequence ATGGATAAACTTCTTTATATCGCTGCAAGCGGCGCCAAGCAAGACCTGCTGGCCACTGGCGTACGCGCCAATAATCTGGCTAATGCCCAAACCACCGGCTTTAAAGCTCAGCTTGAACAGGCCCGAAGCATGCCGGCTTACGGCGAAGGATTGCCGACCCGGGTATTCGCGATGACAGAAAGCCCGAGTAACAACTATGAGGGTGGCGCCATGGTGCAGACCGGCCGTGACCTGGATGTCGCCGTCCAGGGCAAAGGCTGGTTCGCCATGCAGGATGCCACCGGCCAGGAGGCAATGTCTCGCGATGGTAGTTTTCAGATGGGTCCTGACGGCGTTTTGACGGATATGCACGGGAATATCGCCCTGGGTGATAACGGCCCCATTTATCTGCCAGTGCCCCTGGATAATCTGAATATCGCCTCTGATGGCACTATTTCAGTACGTCCGGTGGGGGCGCCTGAGAATGTATCTCAGGAGGTGGGCCGTCTGAAACTGGTAAACCCGCCACTGAATAATATTGAGCGTGGTCAGGATGGCTTATTCCGGACCAAGGATGGCAGTGTACCGTTTGCTGATGCAAACGTGCAGATACGCTCAGGCATGGTCGAAGGGTCTAATGTAAACGCCGTAGATGAAATGGTCAGCATGATCAGTTTGCAGCGTCATTATGAGATGCAGGTAAAGCTGATGAAGCAGGCAGATGAACTGTCTACCCGTGGCAATACACTGTTGAGAATTCTTTAA
- the fliS gene encoding flagellar export chaperone FliS: MALKGINAYRKGSLKEDIANADPHKLTLMLMQGALDRVAYAKGAMERKDYVAKSEFLSRVTAILINLRDTLDLDVGGEVAQNMFALYDYMIEKISEGHVRNDLSMLDEVISLLTPIRDAWVQIPEAAKQEAYAAQREKRQAV, encoded by the coding sequence ATGGCACTTAAAGGTATTAATGCTTATCGCAAGGGTAGTCTGAAAGAAGATATTGCTAATGCAGACCCTCATAAGCTGACTCTGATGCTCATGCAAGGCGCCCTGGACCGTGTAGCCTATGCCAAAGGCGCTATGGAACGTAAAGATTATGTGGCGAAGTCAGAGTTTTTATCCCGGGTTACGGCCATACTCATTAACCTGCGCGACACGCTCGATTTAGATGTTGGCGGCGAAGTAGCGCAAAATATGTTCGCCCTTTACGATTATATGATTGAAAAAATCAGTGAAGGCCACGTGCGCAATGATTTAAGCATGCTGGATGAGGTGATTAGTTTACTAACTCCTATTCGTGATGCCTGGGTTCAAATTCCTGAAGCGGCAAAACAGGAAGCTTACGCCGCGCAACGTGAAAAACGTCAAGCAGTGTGA
- a CDS encoding flagellar protein FlaG — translation MDIISVQSGQKFAVSDAQSISVTPIKSTTDSTANTDESSGQKARQNVQGTADLVDKELSKPQEADIDVAVEEIESFLQIQNRNLAFSVDEETKRSVVTVKDSASGDVIRQIPSEEVLRLAERIKDLQQDIGSSVGVLINNKV, via the coding sequence ATGGATATCATCTCAGTACAAAGTGGCCAGAAATTTGCTGTAAGTGACGCACAGTCGATTTCGGTAACGCCTATAAAATCGACTACCGACAGTACCGCTAACACCGACGAATCATCTGGCCAAAAAGCCAGACAAAATGTTCAAGGAACGGCAGATCTGGTCGATAAAGAGTTATCTAAACCGCAGGAAGCGGATATTGATGTCGCGGTGGAGGAGATCGAATCCTTCTTACAGATACAAAATCGCAATCTTGCATTTTCCGTCGACGAAGAAACAAAGCGCTCGGTGGTCACGGTAAAAGACAGCGCATCTGGCGATGTAATACGGCAAATTCCTTCCGAAGAAGTACTGCGCCTTGCCGAGCGAATTAAAGATTTGCAGCAAGATATAGGCAGCAGTGTTGGGGTGTTGATTAACAACAAAGTATGA
- a CDS encoding glycosyltransferase family protein: MDSLQKNILSALNSIFSHRQISDNDKHILATIEHETEKFDEATRQKFASELLQRALPPDNPVPLYFFLYDCLKDIRLLERGLDFLPARLSLSLFYEVYWNISQRVFTSTVGSAKIHRYLRAQFDDIRQDLNGFLAENGLGQFSPCGRVPKTIAIISPQLLNMRHSPTREAFSLALHLKRYHGCQVYIFNTNAMHYEGNNSLKLVSFSKYHANLELKGAQTTRIDYLDFHEEVNIISFEPGLMTTQKIAGILDTAAKLKVEAVIAHGENLLVMEALYKKLPSLFATTGVVVPFHHCDAYFVPGDLVNEHTLSQARQYQHTGEIMYEGMLVTPEGKAEQPLKREEFGLNETQWLYLVVGTRLSAELTPGFINVIEQTLEAQPDAVVIFAGTPQLSVDKIFSDHLLSAKRLLNIGFHQDLAGVSAMCDVYLNPHRNGGGTSGQTAIINDLPIVTLNYGHVSTLIPNALRAQDWEDYFRQICLHRSPEHYAQVLRQTLSYFAQNSNARAQVERMYNRLCKIALTYSR, from the coding sequence ATGGATTCGTTGCAAAAAAATATACTATCGGCACTAAACAGTATCTTCAGTCATCGTCAAATTTCTGACAACGACAAACACATTCTGGCGACCATCGAACACGAAACAGAAAAATTCGATGAAGCTACCCGGCAGAAATTTGCCTCCGAGTTACTTCAACGAGCTTTGCCACCTGACAATCCGGTGCCGCTTTATTTCTTTTTGTATGACTGTTTAAAAGACATTCGGTTATTAGAGCGAGGATTGGACTTTTTGCCGGCCCGACTGAGCCTGTCATTGTTTTATGAGGTGTACTGGAATATCAGCCAGCGTGTATTTACCAGTACGGTTGGATCAGCAAAAATCCACCGTTACTTACGTGCGCAGTTCGACGATATCCGGCAGGATCTTAATGGATTTTTAGCCGAAAACGGGTTGGGGCAGTTTAGCCCCTGCGGACGGGTGCCAAAAACCATTGCCATCATCAGCCCTCAATTACTGAACATGCGCCACTCACCAACCCGCGAAGCATTCAGCCTGGCCCTGCACCTGAAACGATATCATGGTTGTCAGGTGTATATTTTCAACACCAACGCCATGCACTATGAAGGTAACAACAGTCTAAAGCTGGTTAGCTTTAGTAAATATCATGCCAATCTCGAGTTAAAAGGCGCACAAACCACCCGCATCGATTATCTCGACTTTCATGAAGAGGTTAATATTATCAGCTTCGAGCCTGGGCTTATGACCACCCAAAAAATAGCAGGCATTTTGGATACTGCCGCAAAACTTAAGGTTGAAGCGGTGATTGCTCATGGCGAAAACTTACTGGTGATGGAAGCGCTATATAAAAAACTGCCTTCGCTTTTTGCTACTACCGGCGTCGTGGTTCCTTTTCATCATTGTGATGCCTACTTTGTCCCGGGTGATTTGGTAAATGAACATACTTTGAGCCAGGCCAGGCAATACCAGCATACCGGAGAAATCATGTATGAAGGTATGTTGGTCACACCCGAAGGCAAGGCTGAGCAACCGTTAAAACGCGAAGAGTTTGGATTGAACGAAACCCAGTGGCTTTACCTGGTGGTGGGGACACGTTTAAGTGCCGAGCTAACTCCGGGGTTTATTAACGTCATTGAACAAACACTGGAAGCCCAACCGGATGCGGTAGTAATCTTCGCCGGAACCCCGCAGTTATCGGTAGATAAGATTTTCAGCGACCATTTGCTATCTGCTAAACGTCTGTTGAATATCGGGTTTCATCAGGATCTGGCTGGGGTTAGTGCCATGTGTGATGTGTATCTAAATCCCCATCGAAACGGCGGAGGCACCAGTGGCCAAACCGCGATTATCAATGATCTGCCCATCGTTACACTAAACTATGGGCATGTCAGCACTTTGATTCCCAACGCTCTGCGGGCGCAGGACTGGGAGGATTATTTCCGACAAATTTGTTTGCATCGCAGCCCTGAGCACTATGCACAGGTGTTACGCCAAACATTATCGTATTTCGCACAAAACAGTAATGCACGGGCCCAGGTTGAGCGTATGTATAACAGATTATGCAAGATTGCTTTAACGTATTCCCGGTAA
- a CDS encoding flagellin N-terminal helical domain-containing protein: MSMFVNTNVSALNAQRQLSNVSSSLNTSFERLSSGFRINSAKDDAAGLQISDRMTSQIEGLNQAVRNANDAISLSQTAEGALDETTNSLQRIRQLAVQSQNGINSSADRVALQKEVSALKTEITRISTDTEFGGADLLNGSFSAKFLVGANAGQTISVNLESKNIDGLNGFSAKGLGIDGSVATAAKASALLADVDKAISAIGGARADLGALQNRFQSTIRNLSNISENVSAARSRIRDTDFATETANLTRNQIIQQASTTVLSQANQRPQAALSLLG; encoded by the coding sequence ATGTCTATGTTCGTCAATACCAATGTGTCTGCGTTAAATGCCCAGCGTCAGCTGTCTAATGTAAGTAGCTCATTAAACACATCTTTTGAGCGGTTATCTTCAGGATTTCGAATCAACAGCGCTAAAGATGATGCTGCGGGTCTGCAAATTTCTGACCGTATGACCTCACAAATTGAAGGTTTGAATCAGGCCGTTCGAAATGCGAATGATGCGATTTCATTATCGCAAACCGCAGAAGGCGCGCTGGATGAAACCACCAATTCATTGCAGCGTATCCGCCAGCTGGCGGTACAGTCACAAAATGGAATTAACTCATCTGCCGACCGGGTCGCGCTTCAAAAAGAAGTATCAGCCCTTAAAACAGAGATCACCCGTATTTCTACTGACACCGAGTTTGGAGGCGCGGACCTGTTAAACGGCAGCTTCTCAGCCAAATTCCTGGTAGGTGCCAACGCGGGCCAAACCATTTCGGTGAACCTGGAATCAAAAAATATCGATGGCTTAAATGGCTTTAGTGCTAAAGGGCTTGGTATAGATGGTAGCGTAGCTACTGCAGCAAAAGCGTCGGCATTACTGGCTGATGTAGATAAAGCTATCTCTGCCATCGGTGGCGCCCGTGCCGATTTGGGTGCGCTGCAAAACCGTTTCCAGTCAACCATTCGTAATCTGAGCAACATTTCTGAGAATGTATCAGCGGCCCGTTCACGTATTCGTGATACGGACTTTGCCACTGAAACAGCCAACCTGACCCGTAACCAGATTATCCAGCAGGCCAGCACCACTGTGTTGTCGCAGGCGAATCAGCGGCCACAGGCAGCCTTATCACTGTTAGGCTAA
- the flgL gene encoding flagellar hook-associated protein FlgL has translation MRISTSQLYDQNIRSIMDNQREMTKTQEALSTGKRINRPSDDPVGAAKVVRLTEELDKLTQYQRNNDLLKNGLGQQEAVLDGINNSVTRARTLIVQAGSGALSPTDRRAIGTELGQIRDEVIALMNSQDANGDYIFAGYQSQTPAFSLNEASSGQNVIFNGDSGENKIKLSDSVSVRSTASGQDLFADVQGRRTFALGGIARSDRFGRND, from the coding sequence ATGCGTATTTCTACCAGTCAGCTTTATGATCAAAACATTCGCTCGATTATGGATAATCAGCGTGAGATGACCAAAACTCAGGAAGCATTGTCGACGGGCAAACGTATCAACCGGCCCTCCGATGATCCGGTTGGCGCCGCCAAAGTGGTGCGCCTGACCGAAGAGCTGGACAAGCTTACCCAGTACCAGCGTAACAATGATCTGCTAAAAAACGGTCTGGGGCAGCAGGAAGCGGTGCTTGACGGTATTAATAACTCGGTGACCCGGGCCCGCACGCTGATTGTTCAGGCAGGCTCTGGCGCGTTATCGCCAACCGATCGCCGCGCGATTGGCACTGAGCTTGGACAAATTCGTGATGAAGTTATTGCCCTTATGAATTCACAGGATGCCAATGGCGACTATATCTTTGCTGGTTATCAGTCCCAAACCCCTGCTTTTAGCTTAAATGAAGCCAGTAGCGGCCAGAATGTTATTTTTAATGGCGACAGCGGTGAAAACAAAATTAAACTGTCTGACAGTGTGAGTGTAAGAAGCACTGCCAGTGGTCAGGATTTATTTGCTGATGTGCAGGGCCGGCGAACCTTTGCCCTGGGGGGAATAGCCCGGAGTGACCGTTTCGGCCGCAACGATTGA